From Gemmatimonadaceae bacterium, a single genomic window includes:
- a CDS encoding efflux RND transporter periplasmic adaptor subunit: protein MLNAVRPHSYAALALILVPMFAAACSKVGAATGDSSRSAAGDSLAAMANDSGRPALALPVAAEEAREGDLVLHVRTTGQVRSDAVVKLRSEVGGTVAQLLVKPGQAVTQGQVLLRFDSYPFDLAVREAQASADEAEQRFLESFVPESLVTGRSPTAEQRKALMNKAGLTGARLRLERAKYEQDRAVVRAPVAGMVDGIDIAVGEKIGAGQPLLTVVDTRNLRIEAQVLEHDLPLVKVGGEAEVTSAGAPGRVLRGRVDALLPLVDSTSRAGRAVVRVAGDGVLRPGMYADVELEATRLRGRRLVPSRAVIERDGRPLVFVVRDGRAQWTYIVPGRSNGRETEVLPDSATGEIPVKAGDPVIVEGHLTLTHDAPVKVAPAKVLDAKPRG, encoded by the coding sequence ATGCTGAATGCCGTTCGTCCCCATTCGTACGCCGCGCTGGCGCTGATTCTGGTGCCCATGTTCGCCGCTGCCTGCAGCAAAGTCGGCGCGGCCACCGGCGACTCATCGCGCTCTGCCGCCGGCGACTCGCTCGCGGCCATGGCGAACGACTCCGGCCGGCCGGCACTGGCATTACCAGTGGCCGCCGAGGAGGCACGCGAGGGTGACCTCGTGCTGCATGTGCGCACGACCGGACAGGTCCGGTCGGATGCGGTGGTGAAGCTGCGCAGTGAGGTGGGGGGCACGGTGGCGCAGCTGTTGGTGAAGCCGGGGCAGGCGGTGACGCAGGGGCAGGTGCTGCTGCGCTTCGACAGCTATCCGTTCGACTTGGCGGTCCGCGAGGCGCAGGCATCGGCGGACGAAGCGGAACAGCGCTTTCTCGAGAGTTTTGTGCCGGAGTCGCTGGTCACCGGGCGCTCCCCCACGGCGGAGCAGCGCAAGGCACTGATGAATAAGGCGGGGCTGACCGGCGCACGGCTTCGCCTCGAGCGGGCCAAGTACGAGCAGGACCGCGCCGTCGTTCGCGCGCCGGTGGCTGGCATGGTGGACGGCATTGATATCGCCGTGGGCGAGAAGATCGGCGCGGGGCAGCCGCTGCTGACGGTGGTCGATACGCGCAATCTGCGCATCGAGGCGCAGGTGCTGGAGCACGACTTGCCGCTGGTGAAGGTGGGCGGCGAGGCCGAAGTCACCAGTGCCGGCGCGCCGGGACGGGTGTTGCGTGGGCGGGTGGATGCGCTGCTGCCGCTGGTGGACAGCACCAGCCGAGCGGGGCGCGCTGTGGTGCGCGTGGCCGGCGACGGCGTGCTGCGCCCGGGCATGTATGCCGATGTGGAGCTCGAAGCGACGCGCTTGCGCGGGCGGCGGCTCGTACCGAGTCGTGCGGTGATCGAGCGTGATGGACGGCCGCTCGTGTTTGTCGTGCGCGATGGGCGCGCGCAGTGGACGTACATCGTCCCTGGGCGGTCGAACGGACGCGAGACGGAGGTGCTGCCGGATTCGGCGACTGGGGAGATTCCGGTGAAAGCCGGTGACCCGGTGATCGTGGAGGGGCATCTCACGCTCACGCACGATGCGCCGGTAAAGGTGGCGCCAGCGAAAGTCCTCGACGCGAAGCCCCGCGGGTGA
- a CDS encoding AraC family transcriptional regulator, which translates to MHAAFTIGLLASSADAAPRLREAARGRAQVAECASIEQLVALVADGAVSLAVVEVRRATAADQCRAIRQLQAHFPAHPVVAWADLRELPTALLLELAALRVIDVLRGDAEHLPSALVRAIGAALQRTVAVAIAQAVGDLIPPRLTPVFEYVLEHVNDRLDRDQLAATFGISRRTLHNRLVEAGLPPTRAFLTWCRVFVAVALLEQPGHTLDSVAGQLDFGDGGVLANTVRRYAGAGIAELRAQGALAAAARAFREQVRAARAAPGAAARDAAAEPVLGD; encoded by the coding sequence GTGCACGCTGCGTTCACGATCGGGTTGCTTGCTTCGTCGGCCGATGCCGCCCCGCGCTTGCGCGAGGCGGCGCGTGGGCGAGCACAGGTGGCCGAGTGTGCATCGATCGAGCAGCTCGTGGCTCTCGTGGCCGACGGCGCGGTGTCGCTGGCCGTGGTGGAAGTCCGGCGCGCGACCGCGGCCGATCAGTGCCGCGCCATTCGGCAGCTGCAGGCACACTTTCCCGCGCACCCCGTGGTCGCGTGGGCCGATCTGCGCGAGCTGCCCACCGCCCTGCTCCTCGAGCTGGCGGCCTTGCGCGTCATCGATGTCCTGCGCGGCGACGCCGAGCACCTGCCGAGCGCCCTGGTCCGCGCGATTGGCGCGGCGCTGCAGCGCACCGTGGCGGTGGCCATCGCGCAGGCGGTGGGCGATCTCATCCCGCCCCGCCTCACGCCCGTCTTCGAGTACGTCCTGGAGCACGTGAACGACCGGCTCGATCGCGACCAGCTCGCGGCGACGTTCGGCATTTCGCGGCGCACCCTGCACAATCGCCTCGTTGAAGCCGGGCTCCCACCCACCCGGGCCTTCCTCACCTGGTGCCGGGTCTTCGTGGCGGTCGCGCTGCTCGAGCAACCCGGGCACACCCTCGATTCGGTGGCCGGCCAACTCGACTTCGGCGACGGCGGCGTGCTCGCCAACACCGTCCGCCGCTACGCCGGCGCCGGCATTGCGGAGCTCCGGGCGCAAGGCGCGCTGGCCGCGGCCGCCCGGGCCTTCCGTGAGCAGGTTCGGGCCGCGCGCGCGGCACCCGGTGCGGCGGCGCGCGACGCCGCAGCTGAGCCCGTGTTGGGCGACTAG
- a CDS encoding HigA family addiction module antidote protein: MSFPNNRPLKRRPTHPGEFLRELFLPDYGLSAAQLAAALGVSRQSTTELLRERRACSAEMALRLSRFFGNSADFWLNAQRAVDLWDAQQAIKDDLARIKPIAAA, encoded by the coding sequence ATGAGCTTTCCCAACAACCGCCCGCTCAAGCGGCGACCGACGCATCCCGGTGAGTTCCTCCGCGAGTTGTTCCTCCCCGACTATGGCTTGAGCGCCGCTCAGCTCGCCGCAGCGCTGGGGGTCTCGCGCCAGTCCACCACTGAGCTGCTCCGCGAGCGGCGCGCCTGCTCGGCGGAGATGGCGCTCCGGCTATCGCGGTTCTTCGGCAATTCGGCGGATTTCTGGCTGAATGCCCAGCGGGCCGTGGACCTCTGGGATGCCCAGCAGGCCATCAAGGACGACCTGGCCCGGATCAAGCCGATCGCCGCCGCCTAG
- the rho gene encoding transcription termination factor Rho — MHVAELKRKTVPELLALAESLQLTSVNGLKKQELIFRIEQALLDAETTLYGEGVLEVLPEGYGFLRAQDFNYLHGPDDIYVSPSQVKRFDLRTGDTVMGEVRPPKEWERYLALLKVERINGGDPEQSKLRSAFDNLTAKYPDERLHLERKNGEVATRVCDIIAPLGKGQRALIVAPPKGGKTILLQQLANAILENHPEVTVIVLLIDERPEEVTDMQANCPGAEVICSTFDEKAERHVQVADMVIEKAKRMVESGKDVVILLDSITRLARAHNAVAPQGGKLMSGGMEATAMQKPKAFFGAARNLVEGGSLTIVATALIETNSRMDELIFEEFKGTGNMELVLDRKLAEKRIFPAIDINKSGTRREELLLTQKEQQRVFLLRTFLADMPSDEAMLFLLKRMERAKNNVEFFEQMTEA; from the coding sequence GTGCACGTCGCCGAGCTCAAGCGGAAAACTGTTCCTGAACTGCTGGCCCTGGCCGAGTCGTTGCAACTCACCAGCGTCAACGGCCTCAAGAAACAGGAGCTCATCTTCCGGATCGAGCAGGCCCTGCTCGACGCCGAAACGACGCTCTACGGCGAAGGCGTCCTCGAAGTCCTCCCCGAAGGCTACGGCTTTCTGCGGGCGCAGGACTTCAACTACCTGCACGGCCCCGACGACATCTACGTCTCCCCCTCCCAGGTGAAGCGCTTCGACCTCCGCACCGGCGACACGGTGATGGGCGAAGTCCGCCCCCCCAAGGAATGGGAACGGTACCTCGCGCTCCTCAAGGTGGAGCGCATCAACGGTGGTGACCCCGAGCAGTCCAAATTGCGTAGCGCCTTCGACAACCTGACCGCCAAGTACCCCGACGAGCGCCTCCACCTCGAACGGAAGAATGGCGAAGTCGCCACCCGCGTGTGCGACATCATCGCGCCCCTCGGCAAGGGCCAGCGCGCCCTCATCGTCGCGCCGCCCAAGGGGGGCAAGACGATCCTGCTCCAGCAGCTCGCCAACGCGATCCTCGAGAACCACCCCGAGGTGACCGTCATCGTGCTGCTCATCGACGAGCGCCCCGAAGAAGTCACCGACATGCAGGCCAACTGCCCGGGCGCCGAGGTGATCTGCTCGACGTTCGACGAAAAGGCCGAGCGCCATGTGCAGGTGGCCGACATGGTCATCGAAAAGGCCAAGCGCATGGTCGAGTCGGGCAAGGACGTCGTGATTCTGCTCGACTCCATTACGCGCCTCGCGCGCGCCCACAACGCCGTGGCCCCGCAGGGCGGCAAGCTCATGTCGGGCGGTATGGAAGCCACCGCCATGCAGAAGCCCAAGGCGTTCTTCGGCGCCGCGCGCAATCTGGTCGAAGGCGGCTCCCTCACGATCGTGGCCACCGCGCTCATCGAGACCAACTCGCGCATGGACGAGCTGATCTTCGAGGAGTTCAAGGGCACCGGCAACATGGAGCTGGTCCTCGATCGCAAGCTCGCCGAAAAGCGCATCTTCCCCGCCATCGACATCAACAAGTCGGGAACGCGCCGCGAAGAGCTGTTGCTGACGCAGAAGGAACAGCAGCGGGTCTTCCTGCTGCGCACCTTCCTGGCCGACATGCCGAGCGATGAAGCAATGCTCTTCCTGCTCAAGCGCATGGAGCGCGCGAAGAACAACGTCGAGTTCTTCGAACAGATGACGGAAGCGTGA
- the ruvX gene encoding Holliday junction resolvase RuvX: MTTTAGRLLAVDWGDKRIGLAVSDELGMLASPVGIIARRAGKRPPLAELMRQADALGATGYIFGLPLDPAGAETDRTREVREVAAKLAERQPLPVRLVDERFTTSSALRSIREQGGSTRGRKGDVDAMAACVLLESVLRASSQGVVLGEPVLPPSDRPVPDTSL; this comes from the coding sequence GTGACCACGACGGCAGGGCGCCTGCTCGCCGTGGACTGGGGCGACAAGCGCATTGGCCTCGCCGTGAGCGACGAACTGGGCATGCTCGCCTCGCCGGTGGGGATCATCGCCCGCCGCGCCGGGAAGCGTCCGCCCCTCGCCGAGCTGATGCGGCAGGCCGACGCCCTCGGCGCCACCGGCTACATCTTCGGTCTCCCCCTCGACCCCGCCGGCGCCGAAACCGACCGCACCCGCGAGGTCCGCGAGGTCGCCGCCAAGCTTGCCGAACGCCAACCCCTCCCGGTGCGTTTGGTGGACGAACGCTTCACGACCTCCTCGGCCCTCCGCAGCATCCGCGAACAAGGCGGCAGCACCCGCGGCCGCAAAGGCGACGTCGACGCCATGGCGGCGTGCGTGTTGCTCGAGAGCGTGTTGCGGGCGTCCTCGCAGGGCGTGGTGCTCGGGGAGCCGGTGTTACCGCCTTCGGACAGGCCAGTGCCAGACACGAGTTTGTAG
- the mltG gene encoding endolytic transglycosylase MltG: MPRKRSNTRLFTLAATAAAVVLGAWAFREIGGSANPTDTPARVIIPKGASMKAAADSLKAHEVIGSTRLFRWYASFSGSATAIKPGTYQFAAGAGYRDVLDALVTGRGIMRTVVIPEGFDLRDIVPALAKALDVPEDSVEAAVADSAWRKELEIPTPTLEGYLFPATYSFTDGTTARDAINAMVERFIDVWKPEWDARLKALNISRHTAMTMAAIVEKEARKPEERPIIAAVYWNRVKKGMRLQADPTVQYALPKHVARVLYKDLEVDSKYNTYKNAGLPPGPIASPGEASIAAALTPAEVPYLYFVAKGDGGHEFTTTFDAHTKAIRAIKADARKKSTP, encoded by the coding sequence ATGCCCCGCAAACGCTCCAACACCCGCCTCTTCACTCTGGCCGCCACCGCAGCGGCGGTGGTGCTGGGCGCGTGGGCGTTTCGCGAGATCGGCGGCAGCGCCAACCCCACCGATACGCCCGCCCGGGTGATCATCCCCAAGGGCGCGAGCATGAAGGCCGCCGCGGATTCGCTCAAGGCGCACGAGGTGATCGGCTCCACGCGCCTCTTCCGCTGGTACGCGTCCTTCAGTGGCAGTGCGACCGCCATCAAGCCCGGCACGTATCAGTTCGCGGCCGGGGCCGGCTATCGCGATGTGCTCGACGCGCTCGTCACCGGGCGTGGCATCATGCGCACCGTGGTCATTCCCGAAGGCTTCGACCTGCGCGACATCGTGCCGGCGCTCGCCAAGGCACTCGATGTCCCCGAAGACTCGGTCGAAGCCGCGGTCGCCGACAGCGCCTGGCGCAAGGAACTCGAGATCCCCACGCCCACGCTCGAAGGGTATCTCTTCCCCGCGACGTACAGCTTCACCGACGGCACGACCGCGCGCGACGCGATCAATGCCATGGTCGAACGGTTCATCGACGTGTGGAAGCCCGAGTGGGATGCGCGCCTCAAGGCGCTGAACATCTCGCGGCACACCGCGATGACGATGGCGGCGATCGTCGAGAAGGAAGCGCGCAAGCCCGAAGAGCGCCCCATCATTGCCGCGGTGTACTGGAACCGGGTGAAGAAGGGGATGCGGCTGCAGGCCGATCCCACGGTGCAGTACGCGCTCCCCAAGCACGTCGCGCGCGTGTTGTACAAGGATCTTGAGGTCGATTCCAAGTACAACACCTACAAGAACGCGGGCCTCCCGCCGGGCCCGATCGCCTCGCCGGGAGAAGCGAGCATCGCGGCCGCGCTCACGCCGGCCGAGGTGCCGTATCTGTACTTCGTGGCCAAGGGCGACGGCGGCCACGAATTCACCACCACCTTCGACGCGCACACCAAGGCCATTCGCGCCATCAAGGCCGACGCGCGCAAGAAGTCGACGCCGTGA
- a CDS encoding glycosyltransferase family 2 protein has translation MTPSLSVLVATYNWPEALALVLQHLRAQTVRPLEVLIADDGSGPATAGLIAREAASFPVPLVHCWHEDRGFRAGAIRNQAIARARGEYILQIDGDILLHPATVAAHLAYARRGTFVQGSRALCDAALTARLLRGDHVALSPLTRGVERRVNALHLPWLAPLSGGTRDTVERIRGCHIAFWRDDLVRVNGYDEAYEGWGREDSDLTLRLGHAGVIRRNLKFAAVAYHLWHQPASRHAWDRNDARLAEARRTRVVRAERGLDQYLEPARHV, from the coding sequence ATGACGCCGAGCCTCTCCGTGCTCGTGGCCACCTACAACTGGCCCGAAGCACTGGCGCTGGTGCTCCAGCACCTGCGCGCGCAAACGGTGCGGCCGCTCGAAGTGCTCATCGCCGATGACGGCTCGGGGCCGGCCACCGCCGGCCTCATCGCCCGCGAGGCGGCGTCGTTTCCCGTGCCGCTCGTCCACTGCTGGCACGAAGACCGTGGCTTTCGCGCCGGCGCGATCCGCAATCAGGCCATCGCCCGCGCGCGCGGCGAGTACATCCTGCAGATCGACGGCGACATTCTGCTTCACCCGGCCACGGTCGCCGCCCATCTCGCCTACGCCCGACGGGGCACCTTCGTGCAGGGATCGCGCGCCCTCTGCGATGCCGCCCTCACGGCGCGGCTCCTGCGCGGCGACCACGTGGCACTCTCGCCGCTGACCCGCGGCGTGGAGCGACGCGTGAATGCACTGCACCTGCCGTGGCTCGCGCCCTTGAGCGGCGGCACCCGCGATACCGTCGAGCGCATTCGTGGCTGTCACATCGCCTTCTGGCGCGACGATCTCGTGCGCGTGAACGGCTACGACGAAGCCTACGAAGGCTGGGGTCGCGAAGACAGCGATCTCACCCTGCGACTCGGTCATGCCGGCGTGATACGCCGCAATCTCAAGTTCGCCGCGGTGGCGTATCACCTGTGGCACCAGCCCGCCTCACGGCACGCGTGGGACCGCAATGACGCGCGGCTCGCCGAGGCGCGACGCACCCGCGTCGTGCGCGCCGAGCGTGGGCTCGATCAGTATCTCGAACCGGCACGACATGTCTGA